The DNA region CGGAGGGTACTTCGCCGCGGTCACCGTGTTCGACGCGAAGCGCGCGTCTGGGAAGAGGTCCACGTCGATCCGGGCGTAGGCCGCGCGCGCGGCTTCCGCGAGCTTCCGCGTTCGCGCGATGCGGTTCTCCAGGCCCTCCTCTCGGAGCATCCGGAGGGCCTCCCGGAAGGCGAGGAAGAGGGGCACCGCGGGCGTGTAGGGCGTGTCCTGGATCGCCAGGCCTTCCACGTGGGCCTTCAGGTTCGTGTAGAACGAGGTCTCCGAGTGCAGGGACTCCGCCGCCCGCTTGGACAGCGCGACGGCCGCGAGTCCGGGCGGCGCGGCGATGCACTTCTGGGAGCCCATGACGAGCGCGTCGAAGCCCCACTCGTCGAAGCGGCTCTCCAACCCGCCCACGGCCGTGATCCCGTCCACCAGGAGGAGCTTGTCGTGCTTCTTCACGATCCTCGCGATCTCCGCGATGGGGTTCGTGAGGCCCGTGGAGGTCTCGTTCCAGCAGACCGTGACCGCTTTGTACGAGGGGTCGGCCTCGAGGGCCGCAGCGACGCGCTGCGGATCCACGGCTCTGCCCCACTCGAACGCGAGCGGCGTCGGCGAGGCAAACACGCCGCAGAGATCGTTGAAGCGCTCGCTGAACTTCCCGTTCACGAGGTTCAGCACCTTGTCCTGCTTTCGCAGGAGACCCGAGACCGCGGACTCGAGTCCCGCGGTGCCCGAGCCCGAGAGGATCGCGACATCGCCCTTCGTGCCGAACATGTACTGGACCAGTTCCCGCAGTTCGGTCAGGATGTCTTTGAACTCGGGACCGCGGTGGTTCAGGGCGGGCGCGGACATGGCCCGCAACACCCGCGGATGCATCTTGACAGGACCTGGGAGCATGAACACGGTGTCTTCGGCGTCGACCATGAATGCGAGCCAAGCGGAGACCCGGCTTAAACGATTCGTCGATTCCCTTCGGGTCGGTTTACGTTGCATCACCGACCGCTCCGACTCGACCGCGGCCCTTGGAACGAGATCTGCCGCCGGATCGCGCGTCCACACGAAACGGAGTTCCTTCGCGTGATAAAATCCTAGCAACCATTATATAGCGATAGCCCTTTCCGCCGGACAAGCGTCGGTCACAGGGGGTCGACTTGACCTACGCAGGCGGACGGTCGTTATGAAAGATGACACGGAAAAGATCACGCTCCGCCTCCCGCAGCGGTACCTGAAGGCCCTGGACTTCCTCGTCGAGGTGGACGATTTCCCGAACCGCTCCGAGGCGGTGCGGGCCGCGATCCGGGACCTCGTGTACGCGCGCGTGGAACTCGTCACGGACAAGCTCAAGCGAATCCAAGAAGCCGAAAAATCGCTCGCTGACATGGAGTCGTTCAAGAAGGAATTCCTGAACAAGTGAGAAGGGTCAGAAGGGATGGATGCCGCCGGAGGGTGACGCCGCCGCTCGCCAGGATGTCACGATTACCTCCCCCCCAACTGGGTGGCCATCGCGCCACCCACTTTTCTTTTGAAGTTCGGACCTGTCCGCTCTTCTCGGACCTGATAATTGCTCTCGAAAACCGGACCTGATACTGGGCTCACCACGGCTATAGCCCGCGCCTGCTCGTCGGCGCGCCGATGGCGACAATCACATCGGCCGAAAGCGTCCCATCCGAGGCGGCGATCGCTCCGGTCTCCCTCATCTCCCAAGTCCGGACGTTCCTCTGGCTCGCCTCGGGCATGTTCAGCACGTCCGCTCTTGCGCTCGCTTTCCTCGACTACTGGGTGGTCGCCTCCTCGAGCCAGGCCACGACACACTTCGTGGCGGCCGTAGTTTCGGCCGCGCTGTTCGGCGTGGCCACCGTGTTCAAGCTCGGGCCCGCCGAGGCGTGAAACGGGTCGCGCTCGCTCGCCAGCGCCGAACGTTTATCTAATGACGTCCCCATCGCCGAACCTGTGGACCGGGAAGTCTGGGTCCGAGCGGGCATGTTCGCGGCCATCATCGCTCTCGTCGTCCTGATCCTGGCCACGCCGAGCCTCATGGGTCACCCCCCCGTCCTCACGCCGCCGCTCCTCATCGTCGGCGTCACGCCCGATCACGCGAACCTCACGCTCTACGTGACCGCCTCCGTCCAGGCCTATCTGTACGACGACATCACGGTGAACCTGACGCGGCTGAACCCGGCGAACGCGAGCGTCGGGTGGACGAACGTCTCCGAGACGTACACGTATGGGCTCGAGGTTAAGGTGCCCCTAAACCTCACGTACTGGCGGATCCACGTCTGGCTCCGGGACCAGCAGCACAACTACTTCGAGGACAACGTGAGCCTGAGGGTCTACGCGGACCCGAACAACGGCTATCGAGTGACCCTCGCCTTCACGTTCCCCGACGACCGGTCGACCGCCGTCGTGACGCGCGTGGTTCCGGACGACTATCGGGTGGCGATCCCGCGCAGGGGGACGCTCGCATGAAGATCTCCCGGTGGACGTTGCTGTGGCTCCTGATCGTCGGCGTCCTGGCGGCCATCTGGCTCGCCGTGATCACGGGCTACGTGACCCCCGGGGACATCGTGGGCTCGTTCCTCGGGCTCGTGTTCGCCTTGGTCGTGATCTCGATCCTTGCGATCATCGGGGCCGTGTTCCTGGGGATCGTGATCAGCCACCGGATCATGTCCGGCCAAGGCTTCACCCCGTTCGAGGAGGAGATGCTCAAGATGCGTCAGGAGGTCCGGAACCTCCAGGACCGCGTTGAGGCGATCGCGGCGAAGCTCGGAGCCGGGCCGGATGCCAAGGACCGAAGCCGCTAGGCCAGGCGCTCCGGGCAGCCGGCTCGTCTCGAGCAGTGCAGGCACTTCCCGGGACGGTTGTGGTTCCGGTGGGCCTCACCCTGGGCCAGGCACTCGCGCATCTCGCCCAGCTTGGCGAGCACGAGTTGCTTGAGATCCTCGTTGTACTCGATGTCGTGGCTCGCGTCCTCGTAGCGGATCACGCCGTGGGGCGGCGGCCTTCCGTACTCCTCCTCGACGAGGAGGCAGTACGCCGCGATCTGGAGGATATGGGAGAAGAGGGGGCCGCGTGGAGTCCGTCCTGTCTTCACCTCGACGGGGATGGGCTGGTCGCCCTCGAGGAGGACTGCATCGGGGCGCCCGGAGAGCCCGTATCGCCGGGCTACGAAGAGCTTGGGCTTCTCCCGTTCCGAGTCGATGTAGACGAGGTTCCCCCGGGTCATCTCGTACTTCGAGCGCGTCGCGACGGCCTGTTCCGCCTCCCGCATGGATCGGTAGAGGAACACGCTGGCTCCGATGAGCCAGGTCAGCGCGAGCGCCATGAACGCCTCCGCCAGGAGGGAGTTCACGAATCCCGGGATGGAGACCGCGGCGACGGCCAGGACCGCGGCGGCCATGGCGAACACGAGGATGATCCGCTCCATGAAGAACGGAGCGATCTTGGAGGACAGGCGCTCCGCCCGATAGAGGAAGTACACCGCGGAGAGGAGCCAGATCAGGGACACCGCGGAGAGGAGGCGGGCGATCTCAATTGCGACGTCAAACAGGAAGGTCACTCCGACGATCGCGATGATCGTCGCGGCGATCGCGAAGTACATGACGCCGGCCTCGGCCTCGCGCGCCGTGGTCTCATGGCGCTCGATCCCCTGGAGATCCGTCGAGACCGCCGCGTGTTTCTTCTCCCCCTCCACGATCTCCGCCCCCTCCTCGGGGGCCATCCCGCGGCTCAGCCACCAGCTCAGGGGACAGTACCCGAACTTCTCCAGGTCGGCGGCGGAGATGAGCTCGGAGGAGGCCACGCCGAACCATCCCTCGCCGGGGCTTTAGACCTTTGTTCGTGCGTCTCATTTTCCGCAGCGACAGGGCGCACGCGGCGGCGACGAATCCGTAAATGGCCGCGATCTCCCAGGGATCCTGGATCGTGAGGTCGTCCTGCGAGCCGGGGAGTCGCCCCTCCCAGTCTCCCAGGAACGCGGCCTCGAGGCGGGCGGCGACCTGCGGATCCTCCAGGACGAGGCCGATCTCCCGGTTCTCCGTCGCGGATCCGCGCGCCCAGTTCAGGCTCGAAACGAAGGCGGCCCGTCCGTCGACGACCATGCCTTTGTTGTGAACGCGCTCGATGGACCCCTTGGGCGCCAAGACCCGCGCCTCCAGGTCCACGCCGTCTCGGCGTGCTCGCTCGTTCAATTGCGCCGCGAGCTGCCCGTTCCCCGTGACCTCGGCCTCCGAGGACCAGTTGCTCCCGTCGAACAGGAGGCGGACGGAGACGCCGCGGCGGGCCGCGGCGAACGCCGCCTCGAGGAGCGGGTTGGGCCGGTCCCCCCAGGGATCGTCCGCGTAGAACGCCTCGATCCAGATGCGATCGCGGGCCGTCGCGAGGAGTCCGAGCCATCCGTCCGCATCGAGGGCCGTGTCGGGTCCGACCACGAGGCGGACGCGCCTCGCCCCGGCGATCGCGGCGGGACTCCAGGGAAGGGTGCCCCCGGGCGAAGACACGCCTCCTCCGCCCATGGGCGTGGCGGCCACGGAGTCCGCGCGGCTTGGGTCGAAATCCTCCTCGAACACCTGCCAGAGCTGCTCCGCGAGGGCGCGGTCCTCGACAACCGCAGACCAGCCCCGGTTGCCCGGGTCGCCCGGTACGGGGAACCCGGAATCCCCGAAGTTCTCGGAGCTGATCACGACCGCGTCGCCGTCCACGACCGCGTACTTCGCATGGAGGTAGCGGTACCGCTTGACCAGGTCCGGACCCGATCGGAGAAAGCGTACGTCGGCGCCGGCCGCCAGGAGGTCATTGACCACGTTCTGCTCGTCGGCGTCCACGCCGCCGACGGGCGCGCCTTCTAGGAGGACCCGGACCCGCACGCCGCTGCGGGCGCGGTCCGCGAGAACCGCGCCGATCGCGTCGCTGGTCAGCGTGTACACGGCCACCTCGAGCGTGCGGTCCGCGGACGCGAGGAACGAGAGGAGGGGCCCACGCCCGTCCTCCGGGGACAGGAAGATCCGAGGGACGGATGCGACGTCCAGGGGCTGGGGGTCGAACTCGGATTGGCCGAGCCGGTACGGGCGGACGCCCTCCCAGTCCGCCGCGTCGTCGTG from Thermoplasmata archaeon includes:
- a CDS encoding PD-(D/E)XK nuclease family protein, whose product is MAPEEGAEIVEGEKKHAAVSTDLQGIERHETTAREAEAGVMYFAIAATIIAIVGVTFLFDVAIEIARLLSAVSLIWLLSAVYFLYRAERLSSKIAPFFMERIILVFAMAAAVLAVAAVSIPGFVNSLLAEAFMALALTWLIGASVFLYRSMREAEQAVATRSKYEMTRGNLVYIDSEREKPKLFVARRYGLSGRPDAVLLEGDQPIPVEVKTGRTPRGPLFSHILQIAAYCLLVEEEYGRPPPHGVIRYEDASHDIEYNEDLKQLVLAKLGEMRECLAQGEAHRNHNRPGKCLHCSRRAGCPERLA
- a CDS encoding alanine--glyoxylate aminotransferase family protein, whose amino-acid sequence is MVDAEDTVFMLPGPVKMHPRVLRAMSAPALNHRGPEFKDILTELRELVQYMFGTKGDVAILSGSGTAGLESAVSGLLRKQDKVLNLVNGKFSERFNDLCGVFASPTPLAFEWGRAVDPQRVAAALEADPSYKAVTVCWNETSTGLTNPIAEIARIVKKHDKLLLVDGITAVGGLESRFDEWGFDALVMGSQKCIAAPPGLAAVALSKRAAESLHSETSFYTNLKAHVEGLAIQDTPYTPAVPLFLAFREALRMLREEGLENRIARTRKLAEAARAAYARIDVDLFPDARFASNTVTAAKYPPGIDDAKFRKILREQYRVILAGGQSQLKGKIFRIGHMGICSFPDLAACFTGIEGTLAAMGHKFERGAGVAEIARRA
- a CDS encoding phospholipase D-like domain-containing protein codes for the protein MTEAGSAAAVLLAVVLLACPSLPQGRDADVELSTAAPAAPLFPAGATDAVLVTRVYPNSARDDEFVEITNLASVPVDLSGWSLSDCEATATFPSGTRLEAQARLVATKNSTSYEEDVRRPADFTYGQGDARRMAGGTPRLADTGDEVLLLDASGTVRDAFVYGASTYAGPGWTGPPAPAPSRGEVATRIAAAEGAVDHDDAADWEGVRPYRLGQSEFDPQPLDVASVPRIFLSPEDGRGPLLSFLASADRTLEVAVYTLTSDAIGAVLADRARSGVRVRVLLEGAPVGGVDADEQNVVNDLLAAGADVRFLRSGPDLVKRYRYLHAKYAVVDGDAVVISSENFGDSGFPVPGDPGNRGWSAVVEDRALAEQLWQVFEEDFDPSRADSVAATPMGGGGVSSPGGTLPWSPAAIAGARRVRLVVGPDTALDADGWLGLLATARDRIWIEAFYADDPWGDRPNPLLEAAFAAARRGVSVRLLFDGSNWSSEAEVTGNGQLAAQLNERARRDGVDLEARVLAPKGSIERVHNKGMVVDGRAAFVSSLNWARGSATENREIGLVLEDPQVAARLEAAFLGDWEGRLPGSQDDLTIQDPWEIAAIYGFVAAACALSLRKMRRTNKGLKPRRGMVRRGLLRAHLRRRPGEVRVLSPELVAEPRDGPRGGGGDRGGGEETRGGLDGSPGDRAP
- a CDS encoding ribbon-helix-helix domain-containing protein, translated to MKDDTEKITLRLPQRYLKALDFLVEVDDFPNRSEAVRAAIRDLVYARVELVTDKLKRIQEAEKSLADMESFKKEFLNK